Below is a window of Pelagicoccus albus DNA.
GAATCCTCCAAAATTCAACTACGGAGTCGTATTCATACTAGCCGTAGTAATCGGCAGCCTCGTTGCTGCCTCAAGCGGCGGAACCTTGGAATGGCAAGCCATCCCTCCCTACTGGCAGGACATATTTGGCGAGGATTCAGCGGGACAAAGATTCCTGTGGGCATTCTTAGGAGGGATATTCTTAGCGGTGGGGGCTCGAACTGCCGGAGGCTGCACCAGTGGTCACGGAATAAGCGGAGCTCTACAACTCAGCGCAGCCTCTTGGGTTTCACTCATCAGCTTTTTCGCAGGAGGAGTCATGACCGCCAAACTAATCTACCCTTCATTCTAATGAATCTCGCAAAGCTAACAAAAGCAGCAATCATCGGTTTTGTATTTGGTTTTCTTTTACAAAAAGGTGGCGTTGCAAACTTCCACATACTGATTGGAGCACTACAGCTACAGGACTTTACCGTCATGAAAATAATGCTCACCGCGGTAATAACAGGAATCGTTGGCGTAAGTTTTCTTCGTAGCAGGGGCCTTGTGCAGCTTTCAGTAAAGAAACTGAATTTACCGAAAAACATCGGAGGAGGCCTGCTGTTTGGCGTGGGCCTCGCTCTAGCCGGCTACTGCCCTGGGACAGGAGCCGCCGCAATTGGTCAACTAAACGGAGATGCCTTTTCCCTGATCGCTGGAATGTTGGCCGGATCCTACCTCTTCGCATTATTGTCAAAACGGTTCGTAGGAAAGTTGAGTAAAGACAACGCGAAGGCCGTTCGACTCGTGCCTCAGTCGGGAGCCAAGCAGCACCTCTCGGTTTTTGGGTTCGCAGTAGCACTGACTGCGGTGGTTTTGTTGCTACCAAGCTGAACGTTCGACAGGGTTAATGACGACCCGAGAGCTTTCCGCCACTCGAGTTATTAAACGTTTCCCTTGAAACAAAAAGCGAAGCGGTCAAGTCCCTGCGTGAACCGTTCACGCAATCAACATTGGCTAACTCATACGAACGCTCTGCTTCCCACATGCACATTTCGAATCTCATCCGAACAACCTTCCTCACAATCGTTTTAGCTTCCACTTCGCTGACCCAAGGTTTCTCGAGCGACACTGGCCTCGTTGAGGATCCGACTTGGCGAGACCAACCTCTCTCCATTAGGGCCCAGCGAATTGAGATTCCATCAAAGATCACGGGGCGGACCTACCAGATCTTTGTCTTTGTGCCCTCCTCTCCTCCCCCACCCGAGGGATACCCCGTGCTATACATGCTTGATGGAAACGCCTCCTACCCGCTCGCGGCCAGTCAGCTAGAAATCGCTCTACACACGCCGCGACCGGGAGGGCTCAAACAAGCGCTGATGGTCGGTATCGGCTATCAAGGTGATGTGGTTTTCGATATGGCAGCTCGAACCGAGGACTACACCCCTCCAGCAAAGGACTTGTCGAATACCGGAGATCCATCGGGCCGAAAACAAGGCGGAGCGGACCGCTTTCTAGACTTCATCGAAAACGAACTGAAACCCCGCATCGAGAATGACTTCGCCATCAACAAGGAGCGACAAACGCTCTTCGGGCATTCCTACGGAGGA
It encodes the following:
- a CDS encoding YeeE/YedE thiosulfate transporter family protein codes for the protein MKNRIVSLTLLLLVPAGALSGRGSELAMEYGEPSWSPILVGFLIGILVCLSMLVAKKPIGASSSYATLAGMVGKSIAPKTTSGLPYYRENPPKFNYGVVFILAVVIGSLVAASSGGTLEWQAIPPYWQDIFGEDSAGQRFLWAFLGGIFLAVGARTAGGCTSGHGISGALQLSAASWVSLISFFAGGVMTAKLIYPSF
- a CDS encoding DUF6691 family protein, whose amino-acid sequence is MNLAKLTKAAIIGFVFGFLLQKGGVANFHILIGALQLQDFTVMKIMLTAVITGIVGVSFLRSRGLVQLSVKKLNLPKNIGGGLLFGVGLALAGYCPGTGAAAIGQLNGDAFSLIAGMLAGSYLFALLSKRFVGKLSKDNAKAVRLVPQSGAKQHLSVFGFAVALTAVVLLLPS
- a CDS encoding alpha/beta hydrolase, which codes for MHISNLIRTTFLTIVLASTSLTQGFSSDTGLVEDPTWRDQPLSIRAQRIEIPSKITGRTYQIFVFVPSSPPPPEGYPVLYMLDGNASYPLAASQLEIALHTPRPGGLKQALMVGIGYQGDVVFDMAARTEDYTPPAKDLSNTGDPSGRKQGGADRFLDFIENELKPRIENDFAINKERQTLFGHSYGGLFTLHTLFTRPDAFQTYIAASPSVWWNRQYVLKEKDLWLENHSSDEPFPKLALGIGTLEFPENRIASSSERAKILAERAKGVSLKELSEELRSLGMPVDYYEFAENDHGTARVSMITHALRIAFQ